DNA from Elaeis guineensis isolate ETL-2024a chromosome 2, EG11, whole genome shotgun sequence:
TCCTATCCTTTTTATCGAGCCTCGACATGATCTTGCCTTCCACCGGGAAGTCCTGGCCGAAGGCCAGAACGGCCAGCGCGGCGGCGACCTGGAGCGCGGCCGGGAGGAGTAAGGTGACACGGCAGGTGGTGGATGGGGCGGCCCCGAGGCGGAGGAGGAGGGAGTAGGCGAGGGGCATGAGGAGCTGGGCGGCGGCGCTCCCCATGTTGGCCCAACCGGCGCAGAGGGCGTTGGCGAGGCCTACGACGCAGGGGGAGAACATGGAGCTCATCCAGCACTGGTTGGCGACGAAGTTGGAGAGAGAGAGGCCGGAGAGGAAGCGGAGGAGGATGAAGCCCGCGGGGGAGGAGACTGCGGCGGCAGCGACGATGGCGGGGGTGGCGGTGAGGAGGGAGGCGGCGACGAGAGCGCGGCGGGGGCCGACGAGGTCGCAGGCGGGGCCCATGGCAAGGCGGGCGATGATGGCGCCGGACACAGAGGCGACACCGGCGGCGGAGACGTCGGAGGGGGAGAGGCTGAGGGTAGCGCGGAGGACGGGGAGGAGGGGCGGGGCAGCGAAGGTAGAGAAGAAGCAGGAGAAGAGGGAGAGCCAGGCAAGGTGGAAAGCCCGCATGTGGGGGCCGGCGAAGGAGAAAACCCGTAGCTCGGTGGCCTTGCTCTCCTCGTCCACCGGGAGGGCGAAGCCAGACCCCGCTTCTACTTCTTCTTTCATGGTAGGGGGGTGTTTGATTTGGTTACACCGCGACAGTATTATTTAGTTTTGGGAGATTGGAACGTTAAAAAAACTAGCCACGTAATGCTGGTCGCTGAGGCAGTGGCTGTCGTGGCTTCTGGACGGCGAGCCGCGTGCCTGGGCTTTCCTGGAAAGCGGCGGACGGATGGGGCATTGGGTGTGAGACTGGGTTGCCCCACTCGATCGGTCGGCTGTAACTTGATCGTGCGACTCGCAAACTGGGGTTGCATTTTGGATATCCTGCAACGAAAAATGATTCGTTGGATCTGCTTTAAATTGAACCAGGGAATTTATTAGTTAAAAGGCATTAAATACATCATATTGTTAAGGAGAACAAAATCATTAAATACATGGTGTTGAAAtataccgaccgactccatccgatCGACCGACTCCTCCCGACTGACCGCGGGCGACACCGACAGCGACTACCGATTGCACCCCGATCGGAACGGGTCGGCCTAGCGGCCCCACGTCGCCTCCGATCGCCTGAGGGCCGACCCCCCGTCACCGACTTTCCATCGGATGGGACGCCGACAACTCACTATCGGTTTGGATGGCTGTCGTCCCACCTCTACAGGCCTTCCTAGATACCGGATGAATGGCGTGGGCTGCAGTCCCATCAAGTAAACGCCGCACGGACGCCAAGGGGCATTACCCTGCCAGGAAGCCTGGGACGCTGTCCTGCTAAGGACGAGAATTAATTCCCAGGACCTGTCAACTTTGTCAACGGCATGACAACTTCCGACGATTTGACagctctccagttgtctacatcaccgacggcggggccataccacctcctactataaatcggagaaggcaacagtgctaaggGGGGCTTCTCCGAGAAAACGCtcaggcttgctctctctctctctctccctctctctccgtaGAGCTCCTTATCTTTTCTTCTCcgttgcccagtctcctctctgacttgaccatcggaggatccccgccggagctgcctccggtcagcacggactttcttttgcaggtgctcgttcccggcgaccaggcgacgaggggattggccgcaacagattagcGCGCCAGGAAGGGAAAGGCAGTCACGTGTACAGGACATCTACGGACGGTACACCATCCCCGCGAAATTCGAGATGACaaggacaagagctcaacgatcgagggtcactggatcggcgaggcgctcttcccgccgggaggaGGCCTCCCCTCCACCCTCCAGGGGGGAGCCCAGCTCTTCGCGTCCCggagtgaccacggaggcgcagattgcggcaATAGTTCAGCAGATGACCGTGCTAACAGACGCGATCAAAGGCCTTCAGCAACCGATTCGACTGCCGCCTTCACCGGGCGAGCGACCGACGACGCATCCGATACCCTCCAGGAGTAGCCGCTGACGCCCGCACCGTTCGCTGTCGCCTTCTCCAGAGCCCCTGTCACCCCGCTCCCGCCGGAAGGAGGAGGAGCGCCCACGACGCGACGCCCGTCGGGCTcgacggccctccccttcccagctggaacgggcaaggaaggagaagcgaccgcgaacgccgtccgcctctctctcagaCTTTTCTGGAGACtctactcctggggtctcccagcaccgacggatcgacgactacgaacgcaggttcgacgaGATCGACCGTTGGCTtgcccagttgcaggtggacgggcagaagtcctcgaactacactgactttcagaccgcccaacctctctcccgactcatccttgatGAGCCGATCccaagtcggttcaaaatgccacacgtggagccttacgacggctccaccgatccgatcgaccacctggagagctacaaagctcttatgacgatccagggggcaaccaatgctctcctttgcatcggcttccccgccacgctacgcaaagctgtcagggcctggtactccgatcttcgatcgggaagtatccactccttcgggcagctcgagcactccttcgcggcccacttcagcaccagctgaAGGCCACCCcgaacatcggacagccttttctctcttaaacaaggggagaatgagacgctccgacacttcgtggcgcgattcaatgcggccacgctcgaggttcgggacctcaatgaggaCATGGCCGTCTCGACCATGAAGcgcgggctgagggcatcccagttcacctactctctggacaaaatcctcccccgaacgtacgctgAGTTGCTGGAGcgagcgtacaagtacatgcgcgcggatgagGAAGCTTCCGACCGATGCCTGGCTGaacccaagggcccgaaggagaagcgaaggaagggtcgggaccctgctgtgcctagctggcccccgaccgacggtcgggtatCACCCCCACGACGGGGCCAGAGGTCGCCCCGACGTCGGAGCccgaggccgacacgccccaggtacgattcctacactcccctctctgctccccgtgcgcagattttgatggagatcgaaggagaagagtacctgcgacagcctccgcctttgaaggcaaagggcctcgaccgacgaaaataccgccgattccaccggggccacggccacaataccgagcaatgcatccagcttaaggatgagatcgaagccctcatccaTCAGGGATATATCGataaattttggaggaacccGCCAACCCAACCCATTGccaaccgacgaccccagccgaccggAGAAGCGACTGATAATCGAcctacggtcggggtcatcaacgtGATCTCCAAACGGTTGGGCCTGGGGACGTCCGCTGGAGGGGAGCCGGCGAAGAAGCTACGCCCGGACGATGTGATTACCTTTACAGAaaaagatgttcggggcatccaaatcccccatgatgatgctgttgttgtctcggcaacaatagccaattacgatgtaaagagaatttttgtagataatggaagttcaacgaacgttctgttttactcgaccttctcacgAATGCGACTATCGgtcgaccgactcaagagagtctctactcTCCTAATAGGTTTCGCTGGAGACGCTGTCGCAGTGGAAGGAGaggtcaccctgcccgtgactgctggagccgaaccacggcaaagcacgatcCTCCTGACTTTTGCGGTCATCCAGGTGccctcggcctacaatgccatactcggaagacccggtctgaacgccctcaaggtgatagtttcgacgtatcatctcctggttcggtttccgaccaaaaatggcgtcggggagatgcgcgaagATCAACACCTCGCCcgtcgatgctttcagatctccgctcaaagcgacgaatcgAAAGGCCCCCTGACGGTCGATAAGCTAGACCAACGGGAAGAAGAAGAGCGGGGCGAGCCAgccgaacagctcgttcccatcgCGATAGCAGGGAACCCCGACCAAAAGGTGTGGGTCAggtctcaattacccgaccccgagcAGTGACATTTGGCAGAGCTACTGAAGGCAaataccgacgtattcgcttggtcggcggcggatatgccgggaatTTCCCCAGAGACGATGACCcatcgactcaacatcgacccatcaATGAGACCGGtaaggcagaagaaaagatctttcgctccagaaagacagaagaccatcgacgaggaggtggataagctacttgaggcaggcttcatcagggagaccacttatcccgattggctcgccaacgttgtaatggtgaaaaaagccaacgaaaagtgaaggatctgcatcgactacaccgacttgaatcgagcctgtccaaaggacagcttcccactttcgaagatcgatcagctggtggatgcgacgtccggttaccgactgctcagcttcatggacgccttcgcagggtacaaccagatccggatggcgcccgaagatgaggaacacaccgccttcataaccgccaagggcctctactgctacagagtaataccgttcggactgaagaacgctggcgccacctaccaacgactggtcaacaagatctttaaagatcagatcgggcacaacatggaagtgtacgtcgatgacatgctggtaaagagtgcgcaaatttcggatcatgttcgggatctcaaaaaaatctttcgcactctacgacgacaccggatgaagctgaacccgaccaagtgcgccttcggagtgacctcggggaagttcctaggATTTCTCATCTCACAACGGGAAATCGAGGCTAACCCCGAGAAGATCAGGGCCATCATCGATATGCGATAtccggacaccaagaaggaggtgcagcaactcaacggaaggatcatcgcgctcagccgattcatttctcggtcggctgagagatgcctcccgttcttcaaaaccttgcgacaagccaagcagttctcttggccggacgagtgccggcaagccttcgaggaactgaagaggTACCTGGCCTCTCTGCCCCTCCTCGTGAGATCGGAGGTCGGGGAGGTCCTGTACCTTTACCTGGCTACGTCCCCGGAggcggttagttcggtgctcgtccgagagaatgaGAACCAGGTACACCAACCAATATATTatgtcagcaaggtgctccatgaagctgagactcggtactcgaaagcagagaaaatgattttcgctctagtcatttcggcacagcgactccgtccgtacttccaggcacacgccatcgtggtcctcatcGACCAGCCCCTGAGAGCCATCTTACACCACCCTGACACATCAGGACGGCTGGCGAAATGGGCTGTGAGGCTGAGCGAATTCGACATCCAATACCGGCCACGACCTGCCCTCAAAGCTCAggttctggccgacttcatcgtcgaatgccCGACGACTGACTTATCGTCGGGGGAGGGAAGCCCCGCGGAGGTCGGGACCTCCAACTGTGACCCCGATTcggcctgggtgttgcacatcgacagAGCTTCCAttgctcaagggagcggggccggtTTCCTACTCACCAACTCAGAGGGGGTGGTTACTgagcacgccctccgattcgacttcaaggcctccaacaatcaggccgagtaTGAGGCGCTCGTCGTGGGTTTGAAATTAGCATTGGAGCTCGGGGTTGAccgactcaaagtcttctccgactctcaactggTCGTTGGGCAGATCAAAGGCGAGTTCGAAGCACGAGATCCGACCTTGGTCAAATACCACTGAAAAGTGAAAGATCTCGTGGCGCCCTTCGAGtacttcgagatctcccacatccctaggGTGGAAAATGCTCGGgctgacgcactctccaggctcacGACATCCGACTACGACgccttgggccggacgttcgtggaaagTCTTGAACAGCCGAGCGTCGACCGGGTCGAAGAGGTGCTGCAATTGGCGGCGGAgccgagctggatggacccgatcgctcaGTACTTGACCAACGGATCTACCCCCGAAGACCCTGCGGAAGCCAAGCGACTTCAGTGGgcggcttcccaatatgtgatgatcgacggccgactatacaaaaggtcatttttgcttcccttgctgaagtgcctggggcccaccgacgcggactatgccctcaggaaagtacatgaaggaatctgcggcgatcacttgggaggcaagtccttagcttacaaagtcctgcgacagggctactactggcccactatgaagaaaGACGCCGTCGAgatggttcggaggtgcgaaccgtgccaaaggcatgccaacgtacaacaccgacccgccagccaGCTTGCTCCGGTTATCGCcctgtggcccttcgcccagtggagaatcgacatactcggaccttTTCCCCCGGCATCCGGACAACGAAAATTCATCgtcgtcgcgatcgactacttcactaaatgggtggaagccgaacccttagcacaaatcactgagcgaaagatggaagacttcgtacagaagtccatcatctttcgGTTCGAACTGCCAAACACCATCATTACCGACAATAGGCAgcagttcgacaaccaggacttcagagacttctgcacgAGATTTCAGATCACGCATCGACTAACCTcgatcgggcatccacagtctaacggcgaggtcgaggtgaccaaccggaccatattgcatgggctcaaaacccgactgaatgaagccaagggcCTTTGGGTCGAAGAGCTGAACTCcgtcctatgggcgtaccgaacgacaccccgtatcccgatcggagaatcacctttcagcttggcctatggaatggaagccatgatcccgctggagatcagattgccatcaactagggtcgagcaATATCGTGAGCCGgataactccgagtgtcggagggccgacttggacctcttacCCGAGCTCCGATGAGAGGcacaacttcgtatggcttcttaccgacaaaaggtggcccgatattacaacgcccgggtaaAGCCAAAGCTCTTTCGACCTGGAGACCTGGtcttgagaaaggcggaggtctcAAAACCCTTGGATCAGAAAAAATtgtccccgaactgggagggaccctacaaggtagccgacgcctacggaccgagagcttaccgactggaaaccctggaagggaaacccattccccggacctggaacgccgacaatctgaggttgtactatcAGTGAATTCTGTACCTCCCCCATTTGGAATACGATCTCAGTTTAAACTTTGGAGTCTGAAATTTCGACCCTTCGACTGTGGTTCGGCACTCACCAAGGAATGCAAGCCTCCGACGTCCCAACACGGACTTAACGTTCTACTGCGGGCCGTCGGACTGACCGCCGACGATGCGTCGAACGTTTAAAGGACCCACGCACTTGCGAaaatgggagttacactccttctacaacTTTCGGCAAGAACGTTCGGGCAGGACGATCGGCCGACTCGCCGACCCCGCTCCGGCCGGGAAAGGCAAAAGCGCCAATGCAACCAACATCGCGTTCACGACTTACCGACCGGGTCAAGGCCGGTCGAAGGGTATTcagcttaccaccgtttatcacacggtGCTACACAAGTGCCCGACTTAAGTCTAGGTAAGGGAAACTCGACTTGTCATCGCTTTCCCGACCGGGCACGTCGACCGCGTGCGACGATGTACTAGACGCAGTCCGACCGATCGCATTGGATGACATTAGGGTCGTCGGGGTGCGCCCGAAAGTCGGTCGACTTGCTTCCCCACGGATGACCTTCGACTCCGCCGGCGTGACCGACTCAGCGCACTCGTGCCTGGAAGTCGGTCGACCCCCGACTCACGCCAGGACGACGTACGTTCGATTCTGGCATTCGGTTTACGGCCTAACGACGGATGTTCGGTCCAGGTCTTGAGATGGGCGATCAGTGGTCGGGGTTCGTCTTGCTTACCTTATACCGAACCACCGACTATCTCGACTGACGACTCGGGACGACGTTGGGTGTCCTAATGCGGCACGCCAAGACTGCGGCTCTCCGACCTTATGACCCTCCGATTACAAGTACATCCCAACAGGCCAGAAAAGGAAGTCGAAAAGGGAACTAGAAATTTCTTAAGTTCATTTGATTACAAAAATTGGGtcgaagcccggttacaagtgctcaaagaaaaacaaaaacaataaaggaagataaggccgcgatcatccttcgaagtcaatctcctcgactgatagaagctcggggatgaccggtgtatCCACCATGATTGGCACTGGGTCGACGGTCGAGgcaggatcgtcggtcggtgCTGGGCCGGCGGTCGGTGCTGGATCATGGGTCGGAGCCTGGTCAGGAGTCAGGGCCGTCCCTCCTTCAGCAATCTGTTCCGGGACGGCCTCTTCCGCCGCAGCGACGCCCCCTGACGATgagtcggccatctcttccgtggctTGGTCCTCAGCCCCCGGTGGAATGATGCCGCTGAGGTCCATCTCCGGGTACAGAGCTTGGActgcatcccgaccatcctcgtaccccattCGGTACGACGCAAAGTCGGACTCCAATAGCTCCTCTCGATGTCGGTCTGAGCCACGGAActcgtccaccgcccgactcacTGACTCCTTCGCTGACCTCGCCTCCACTTCCACCCGATCAAGagagtccttcgccgactctgcctcaaccttcgctatgtcggcatcggcctgggcaatcgacaagtcctcctcagccttggcgagattctccaggctgATCCGGAGCTGCTCGCGATCGGCCTCGAGCTCGGCGGCGACGCCGTCCCGTTCACGCCGCAGACGGCGTGCAgtccgacccttgcgcttggcttctTTTCGGGCCGACTTGAGCTCGGACCCGAGACAAGAGACCTCGTCCACCAACTTTGCCTTCcggtcggtcgactgcttcaggtgTTCGACCAGCATCGCCCTGTCGGCTTCGACAGCCGCCGCCctgtccttccaggccgcccggacgttcccaaaccttcggtacccggcctcaagttcggacatggtaTAGATCAGCTGCAGACATGGGCACTACGTCAGAAAAGCGAAGTAATGAAAACACTAAAAAAGAAGGAGACGAAGTGgaacttaccccgaccatggtcgggtagaacgaagatagcatctcggtcacttgccgagacttcAGCACCTCCACGTCGGTTGGGagaaggatcccctggcacagtctcctggccaagttgtggtcggccagtgccgacgctccttcggggatCTGAGCGCCAGGTGGCGcggtgcgactccccgacctcgtgtcgtcagtggggtccatcggggctttcccccgatcgaccgccccagccagtggatcgagtaaggaggggatgctcgagcttgACTGAGCACCCCTCGTTGCAGCTGCGGGAGCTGACGGATAacgttcgggttcccgaacggCGTCCGATGCCACTCCCATCGGCGAAGCCGCCGACGTTCCTTCAGCCGCTTCCTCCGCCGGTCACTCCTCCGGTTGCACCGTCGGAGCCGAGAGTGCAATCACCGGCTCTGACTGATCGGTCGCCGACGCTGAGACGGTCGGTGCCACTGTGGAGGGTTTCTTCGACGGTCGTGAAGGTCCAGCCCCcgccgccggcctcttcctcgccgcatactGTCTGATTtcagcgtcggtcggcctcattcTCGGCGGTGTCCCTACGATGCCGACAGAAGGATCAGTATATGCACGAGAACGAATGCCAAAtaaaaagacaaccgatggatcggacgatacctaaacgggggaccaagctcaagccagcgtcatagagggcttgttcggtaacaagctccctctgcttcgggaccgacatgtccttgagtcggtggaagtcctcccgatcgtccgcctccattcggctgttctcgtttgcctcggttcga
Protein-coding regions in this window:
- the LOC140855775 gene encoding probable high-affinity nitrate transporter 2.4 isoform X2, with the protein product MKEEVEAGSGFALPVDEESKATELRVFSFAGPHMRAFHLAWLSLFSCFFSTFAAPPLLPVLRATLSLSPSDVSAAGVASVSGAIIARLAMGPACDLVGPRRALVAASLLTATPAIVAAAAVSSPAGFILLRFLSGLSLSNFVANQCWMSSMFSPCVVGLANALCAGWANMGSAAAQLLMPLAYSLLLRLGAAPSTTCRVTLLLPAALQVAAALAVLAFGQDFPVEGKIMSRLDKKDRNSDVWRVLGGGLGNYRGWILGMTYAYSYGVELTMENILAGYFYERFGLGMEAAGVVACCFGAANAVSRPGGGMVSDAMGRRFGMRGRLWSLWAVQTLGGLLGVLLGRVGTLEASMAVMFLLAVFVQAAAGLAFGVVPFVSKRPWPRPRRPHNRFNGRLR